ACAATCTGTACGGTCATCAGCCATTCCAGGATGCTGTGAGAGATCGAATCGTTAGTCCGCTGAAGCCTTTGTACGATGCAGGTGTTCCTGTCCATGCGGTAATCGGCAGTCACGATTACAAGGGGGGATATGCGCGCCAGGAAACCGAGGATTCTCGATTCGGGATGAAGAAGGATCGGTATTACATCCTTCGCACCAAAGATGATCTGTGCTCGTTCTTCATGATCGACTCGGAGAAGTTCCCTCACGATCCGGTCCAGTATCGGTGGTTGATGAAGGAACTTCGACAAACCTCGACGAAATGGAACGTGCTCGTGTGTTACGGACCGCCGGAGGCATCCCCTGCGATGCACGGATCCGATGGGAACCTGAGTCGAATCACGCACGAATTCTTCCAGAATGGCACGCTCTCGCTTTCTCTCTCGGGAAAGAACCATTTCTACGAGCGCCGCACCCGCCCCGGAAGTTCCGCAGCGTTCGTCACTGTGGGATCTTCAGGAAAGGTCGACAATCCCGAGTTCACGGATTCCGATCCACATCGCGAGGCAGCCTACTGGGACAATGGCGCCTTCGTCACTGTGGAAATCACTATCAATCAGATCACCGTCGATGCGACGGACTGCCTGGGAACGCCAATCGATCATGTTGAGGTGAAGTGAGAAACGATGCGGATTCTGCTCGTCGAAGATGAAGTCCGATATGCAAAAGGCATTCAAAGAGGCCTGCAAACGGTTCCTTCGTTTGTCGTGGACTTGTCTCACGATGGAGAAGACGGTGAATTCCTCGCCCTGCATAATGACTACGATCTGATTATTCTCGATCTGATGCTGCCAAAGCGCGATGGCCTCGAGGTCCTCCAGGCGATCCGTGCAGCCGGAAAGACAACTCCAGTCCTGATCCTGACGGCGCGATCGACAAAAGAGGATATCGTTCGTGGGCTGGACTACGGCTCCGATGACTACCTGGCAAAACCATTTGATCTTGGCGAGCTGATCGCGCGCTGTCGCGCATTGATCCGGCGCTCCAAGGGCTCACCTGCTCCCCTGCTGGAAGTGGGCGATTTGCGCATCGATACACGACGCCACGTACTCCTGGCGAATGGGACGGAACTCACGTTGCCGGCGCTGGAATATCGCCTGATTGAGTACCTCGCATTTCGGAAGGGCGAAGTCTGTTCGAAGACGGAGTTGCTCGAGCATCTATACGATTACAACTGGGAGAAGTTTTCGAACGTTCTTGAAGTCTACGTTTCATCGATCCGCCGCAAGCTCCAGGGACTGGGGCTTCCCAACATGATCCGGAATTTGAGAGGTCAGGGCTATGTTCTGAGCGATTCGACTCAATGCGAGGAGATCGCTGAATGAGATCCCTTGCGACGCGAATCGGCATTCTGATTCTTGCGCTGCTCCTGCCGCTTCTTGCGATCTTCGGACTGTCAGCGTTCAAGATCAGCGAGCACGAGCTGACCGCGTCATTCGATGCTTCACTTCGGGCCAACGCTGAAGCCTTGGCAACATTGGTAGAAGTCGAAGACGACGGCTGGATCGAGTTGGAATTCGCCGATGAGATCATGACACGCTTCTCTCGCGGATCGGAACCTGACCTGTTCGCCGTCTACGATTCGTCGGGTCTTCTCATCGAGAAGTCACGCTCCTCCACTCAACCTCTGCCGGAGAACCTCGAAGAGTTTCTGTCTGCTGCAAATGACTTTGAGTATGGCGGGGATTCCTATCGGGGAATTGCCGTGGATGCATTTGCGGAGAATGAGGAAGGAGATCGCGATGCTTCTACGATGGTGCGGCTTTTCTTCGCCTCAACGCGTCGCCCCCTTGATGAAGCGCTAACCCGACTCGCCAGTCGAATCGCCTCAACACTGCTGGCGTTGGGGGTGCTCTGCTCGCTGCTGGCTGCATTCATCGCCCGAAAATCCCTGAAGCCCCTCCGCGACTTCGCGAGGCGACTCGATCGCGTTTCGCCGCGCGATTTGAATGAACATTTTGAGGTGGAAGAGGTTCCCACCGAATTACGGCGTCCAGCGGCATCGTTCAACCGCCTGATTGCCCGTCTGAAGGAAGCATTCGACCGCGAGAGGAATTTCAGCGCAGATGCAGCCCATGAATTGCGCACCCCGGTCGGAGCTATGTTGGTCGAGATTCAGGCGGCCCGGCTGTCGCCACGCGATGCAAAGGCCGATGATGAACTTCTCCGCGATCTGGAAGAAGAAACAAATCGACTTCATGCGTTGTGCGAAGGCCTGTTGACTCTGCATGCTCGCCCGGCAGATGAGCCCCAGGCCATGTCACTCAATGATTGGAAGGATTCGGTTCAGAGTACCTGCGATGCCATGCAGACGTTAACCAAGTCCGCCGGAACCCGGTTGGAGTTTCGTTGCAGTGCGAAAAGCCCGTCCTTGGACCTTCTCCGTACATCGCCGGAGATCACGCAACGAATCGTGACGAACTTGATCTCGAATGCACTGGCCCATGGGGGACCGCCCAAGACGATCGAGGTCCAGGCCCAGGTCATCGATGGTCGCCTGGAGTTGGCCGTCGACGACGATGGAAATGGCATCAGCGAGGAATTGGCGCACAGAGTTTTCGAGCGACTTGTCAGAGGAGATTCTTCCCGCTCTCGTCGCGCAGGGGGAGCCGGCCTGGGGCTCACGATCTGCCGGGAATTGGCCCAACGGTGCGGCGGCGATGTAGAGTATCGGCGGAAGGACTCGACCGGGGCGTGCTTTGTCTGGATCATTGCCCCCGCGAAAACTGGGTAGCGCTACCCCGCCAGCAACGACCACATGTAGACGGCGACAAATCCGAGCAGGAAGACCAGGCCGGCCCATGCCAGGATGTGCATCCAGCGCGGTGGGCGCGAGTCCTCGCCGACATTCGGCAACATGACGACGCGATAGTTCAGATACGCCATCAGCGGTGCCGTGATGAACGCGGTGATAGTCGCGATCGTGACCAGGTGGATCATCGTCTTCATCAGCAACCCGACGATGACAAGGGTCGCGATGACGAACGATGTCGTAATGCCCCAGAACAGACGGTCCTGGCGGTGGGATTCCGGGTCGCGACCCGTCAGGCGACAGAAGGCGAAATGCGTCGTGCGCGGAAAACCGTCCAGGCATGTCAGCGACGTGCTGAACATGCAGGTGAACGCTGCAGCAGCGACGATGTAGTACGCCCAGCCGCCAAGCGTCTCGGTATAGAGCGAAACCAGCTTGTTCGAGAAGGCAATCGCCGGCGCGGGGAATTTCTCTCCGGTTGCGAACATCACCAAAGCACCGAGCGCCAGGAATGCCACGGCCAGCACGGTTGATCCGACGTAGCCGATGTAGAAATCGGTCAGGCGCTCTTTCAGCGATGGGCGGTGCCCGGTCTCCTTTTCGCGCTCGCGAGCCCAGATGGACGGCCAGATTCCAACATCGATCGGCGCGGGCATCCAACCCATCAGCGCGAGCAGAAAAGCGATTCCTGCCTTGTCCCATGGGAATTCGACTGCGAGTTCCGGCGTCCCGGCCGGACCGTGAATCGCCGCAGCCACCACAGCGGTGATCGTGGAGATGGCCAGCACCGCCATGACGAGCTTGATCGCCTTGTCGACCGCCGGATAGCGCCCGATCACGATCATCATAAAGCAAACCAGCGAGACAATCGCCGTCCACCAGAAGATCGTCAGCTTAATCTTGAAGAGACTCGCCGCCAGTCCGGCCGTCACGAGCGTTACGACGGCGACACTAAGATAGCCGCTGATCAAAACGATCGCAAACACCAACCAGAGCGCCCAGCGCCCGACACGCTGGTAACCCGCCAGCATGTCTTCACCAGTGGCATGCGAGTAGCGATAGACAAACTCGAAGAACGGCAGTTTGAAGAGATTTGCCAGCAGAACGGCCCATAGCAGCGCGAAGCCGTACTCCGCGCCGGCCCGGCTGCTCTGGACCAGGTGCGAGACACCGATAGCCGCACCGGCGAACATGATCCCGGGCCCAAGGGTCTTTAACAGGCCGGACAAAGTGGAACGGTTCACCGCTCCTGCGGACGCCGTGCTCATGGCGTGCTCCTTCGGGCGATTCAACTGTGTACCATCTTGTGCACCCATCCCGCTTCGGGGGGAATTGCGTCAAGAGGGATGCCGCTCCCCAATAACAGATCGGGAGCCGCATAATGGCCGCTCCCGATCGTTTTGAGATGCTGAGGTTCCGGCAACCTGATTACTCGACTACTCTCCAGAACTCCACTCCGGCAGTCGCGCTGATCAGCACGCTAGCTTCGCCCGCGATGGGCGCGACCTCCGAATTTCCCGCATGATCTGTTGCCGTTGCCGCGAATTCGTAGAGTCCTTCGCCATCAGTGACTTGATAGAGGAAAACACCCATCGAGTCTTCCCCCACCAGACCGGTATCAACGAAGCTGCGGCGTCCGGGTGTTTGAACCCAAAGCCGAACGCTGCTCGCCCCAGTGCCTTCCAAGCCATCGGATACCTCAAAGGGAATCAGAACCTCGGGGCCAGTCTGGGGTGACTCGAGTGCCGAGATCGTCGCCACCGGAGCGGTCGTATCCGCCGCGGTGAACGTCGTCACCCATCCTCTCGGCAAGCCACCTGCAGAAACGATCGTCCCGCCGCAATGCAGACGCCCGCTCTCGAATAACAATTCAAAAACGCCGCCCTCGATGCCCGGATTCCAGGAATTCAGAGCGCCGGTGGTGGCATCGATCTCCGCGATCCCACGTCTGCCTGTTCCGCCAATCGTCGAGAAACCGCCTCCAACGTAGATGGATGAACCATCGACGGCAAGAGCCCCCACTTCATCGTCTGCCCAGGGATTCCAGGCAGCCAAGGAGCTCGTTTGTGTGTCGATCGCGGCAAGGTTCCCGCGGAGTTCGCCTCCGAAACTGCTGAAGTCACCTCCCACATAGAGCGTGGTTCCGGCCAACTGGATGTCATTGAGACTTGAGTTCACATTGTCGGGCCCGAGATTCAGAGATCCCACGGCGCCGGTGGCGGCGCTCACAACCCCGAGGCAGTTGCGGCTCTCACCGCCCAGTTCCTCGAACGAACCCATGACGTACAGGTTCGTTCCATCGTATTCGAAATCCCTCACTTGAGCATTCGCTCCGACATCCCAAGACGTCACATTGCCGGAGAAGTCGATCTCCGCGAGGCGAACCCGCGTGAGTGTATTGATCGTATCGAAGTTCCCGCCAATGAACACGGAAGAATCTGCAGCCACAATAGCCCTGACTCCGTTGTTCAAGACAGGTGCCCAGGGCAGCAGATCGCCGGTTGTCGTGTCGAATGCGGCGACATGGTCGCGCTTCTCGCCATTGATGGCCAAAAAGTCACCGGCTACATAGAGAGTGGTCCCTTTGATATCCATGTCGTGAATGCTGCCAATAAGAGATGGATTCCAAGGGCGTATGTCGCCTGTGGTCAAGTCGATGGCGGCCAGCGTGCTGCGCTGCACGTCCCCGACTCCCTCGATGAGGCCGCCAAAACTGATCAGCGAATCCGAAGCGGCAACGAATTTGGCCCCTCCTGATCCTCCCATGCATTGGATTTCCCATGACCTCAGTTGTCCGGTGCCGCGATCAAAGGCAGCGATGCTGACGTGATCCTGGCCATTTACGAATTCAAAACTCCCGGTAATGAAGATCGAAGTACCGAGAGCGGCGATCGAGTATACTGAGCCCCCGACGTCAGGCGCCCAACTTGTCAGATCGCCGGTGGAGAGTTCGAAAGAGGCTAGACCGGAGCGGGATTCTCCCGAGACCGAAATGAACGCGCCGCATACGTAGAGCTTTGAATCGATGATCTGAAGATCGGAAATGGTTCCATTAGCGCCCGGGTCCCAGGAGGTCGCCTCCGCCGTTGAAAGATCGATCGATGCGAGAGCCGCTCTCGACTGTCCTGCGATTTGAGAGAAATACCCGCCTACATAAAGAGCCGTTCCATCGATGGCGAGAGACTGAACGATATTGTTCGCTCCGGGATTCCAGGGAAGGATGGCCCCTGTCGAAGCATCCACGGCAGCCAGATGGTCTCTCGTTTCGCCACCGATCTGATTGAATGTACCGCCGAGATACAACGTCGAACCGGAAAGGGCCATGTCCAGAACATCGTAATTCGGATTCGGATCCCAGGCGGTGTCCAAATCGCCGGAGGCAGCATCGATTGCAGCCAGTCCGCTGCGAAGGGTCCCCGAGATGGTCGTAAAGTCGCCACTCACGTACAACGTGCCGCCGGAATGAAGCAGATGAAGCACGCGAGCGTCCGGCTCTGGGGTCCATGATGTATCTAGCGTGTAATCGGGCGAGATGTGTGCGAGGTATGCCTGCGCCGCGCCGTCGACATGGTCGAAGTCGCCAGCGACAAACCAACCGCCTTCTCCGTCCGCGACCATGTCATAGACGCCGCCGTCGAATTCGGGGAACCAGGGCAGAATCTCGCCGGTCTCGGGGTCCGCCAGGAATGCGTTGCCTGCATACCGAGCGATCGTGCTGAAATACCCTCCAACGTAGAGGGTATCGTCACTCTCTGCCATGGTAACGATTTGGGCCGCCTGCGCCCACTGAGGATCCACGGGGATTTCGCTCAGCTGCCCCGGAACGACTCTGGGAACTCCCAGGATAGCTCCACTCAGACCCAGAAACACTAGAATGCGATGCAGATAGTACGTGCGAATCATCGTCCTCACTCCGCTCTTCGATTTTCAGATGAACCCTGCCTAGCAGGCATCTCCCTCATCCGAATAGTGGACATGATGCATGTGCAATTTGCGGGTGTCCAGAGCAATATCGATAGATGTCTACACTTCCCTTGTATCTTCGCAATCGTATAGCTTCCTGGGCATTCTCGATTCACTGAAAGGAAACCTTCTGTCGCAGCATCCCCGATTTCCTCTCCCGAGACCAGATCTACATGGGTCTCTGCCGATAGCTCGCGCAGTCCCCCTGGGGGGCTTCTACCCCATCGACCAGATCGAATTACGCCGTCATGCTTTCCGTTTGACACCCAACCGCCCCTCTCCCTACTGTTCCCCGCTCCCGATTCCCGGGCAATTTGCGCGGGGATCGTTAGTTATTGGGCGTCAATCGATCCCAAGTGAGGGTTTCTCTTGTTGTATCACGCGATATTTCTGCTGGCCCAAACCAGTGGCGGGGGCTCGAAACCAGCCAGCCCCGGCGGCGGCATGGAGTGGTTCCTGCCCATCGCCGTTATCCTTGTCCTCTTCTGGCTGATCATTCTTCGGCCGCAGAAGAAGGAGCAGGCGCAGCATCAGAACGCGCTGAAGGAACTGAAGAAGGGCACGAAGGTGATCTCGGCCGGCGGAATTCACGGAACCATCGTGGAAGCCAACCCCGACAAGCCGACGGTTCAGTTGGAGATCGCAAAGGGTACCCGGATCACGGTCAACCGCAGCTCGATCTCGGTGATCAATCCGGATGAGAAAACCGAAGATAAGAAGGGTGGAGAGAAGTAACCGATCCCGCGAATGAGCGGGGTTCTGGAAACTCGCAGTCTCATGGCAACGAAGAAGGCATCAAAGAAAGCTTCCAGCCGCAGCCCGAAGGCTCCGGCGGCTCCCAAGTACAACAAGATCACTTTCGATCAGATCAAGAAAGACCCCGAGGTCCTTGCTTTGATCGAGGGGGCAGATCGGAACCTGGGGGCGTTGAACTTCACGGATCATGGTCTGCGCCATATCGCACGCGTCGCCACGCGGGCGATGCGAATTTGTCGGGAGATGCACTTGACGGCCGATGAGATTCGGCTGGCAGGTGTCGCGGCGTACCTGCACGATATCGGGAATGCCGTTCACCGTATCGGGCATGCGCAGTCGAGCGCCATCATGGCGTATTCGCTGCTGACCGCCCGCAAGATGGACCCGGCGGAAATAGCCGTGGTTCTCGGCGCCATCGGGAATCACGACGAAGGAGTCGGCGAACCGGTCAGCGGCCCGTCGGCAGCACTGATTCTGGCGGACAAAAGCGACGTGTTGCGTTCTCGCGTAAGGAGCGACAAGCCGCTGCTGCACCGCCACATTCACGATCGGGTGAACTTCGCGGCCACCGATTCCAAGATGGACGTTGACCCCGAGAAGCACCTGATCACACTGCGGCTGGCCATCGATACCGATGTGTCGCCCGTGATGGATTACTTCGAGATTTTTCTCGGCCGCATGACGATGTGTCGTCGCGCGGCGAACTTCTTGAACTGCGATTTTAAGCTCGTCATCAATGGGACATCGCTCCTCTAGTTTCTCAACGCGGATAGGAATGCAATAATGGACAAGGTCTTTAACGCCCGATTCATCTTCGTCCTGATCGTCACGGCCCTTTGTTTGTACTTCGTCTGGCCGACGTTCGACTACTTCATGTTTGTTCGAAGTCTCCCGGAAGAACCCACCCGGGAGCAGGTCCAGGAGAAGCGCGACAAACTGGCTGAAGCGAACATGATCAAACTCGGCCTCGACCTGCAGGGCGGCGTCGAGTTCCTGATTCAGGTGGATACCGATCAGCTCGTTCGCCAGAACCTGCGCGATCGTGCCGACAGCCTCCGCCGCCAGTTCCAGACTGAGTCCGTCGACGCCACGGTCGAGTACAAGGAAGACAACAACACGATCGACGTCAAACTGGACAATCCGACCGACGACGCGAAGATTGCCGCCGATGTTCTGGAGCGCCAGAGCAGCGTGTTCGACTGGGATGGCAATGCGGCCGCCAGGTTGGGGGGCGACCAGGCCCTGACGCTTCGTCCGGAAGAGAAGCAGCTCAATTTCGAGACCACGAATGCCATCGAATCCGCCCTCAAGACCGTC
This genomic stretch from bacterium harbors:
- a CDS encoding metallophosphoesterase, with amino-acid sequence MRLRRALTSHYWPLLAAGISYAVLVILVLGNELRPEWLWSSYCDIFCPILAALGIVAIAISLVRSRSRSAGRRILLVAALLPALAVGGAWARYEIQTFSPNEDGQVFTFEQHDPEKLHVAVLGDPGRGSATEEQIGSLLGQINGENPLDAACLLGDNLYGHQPFQDAVRDRIVSPLKPLYDAGVPVHAVIGSHDYKGGYARQETEDSRFGMKKDRYYILRTKDDLCSFFMIDSEKFPHDPVQYRWLMKELRQTSTKWNVLVCYGPPEASPAMHGSDGNLSRITHEFFQNGTLSLSLSGKNHFYERRTRPGSSAAFVTVGSSGKVDNPEFTDSDPHREAAYWDNGAFVTVEITINQITVDATDCLGTPIDHVEVK
- a CDS encoding response regulator transcription factor; this translates as MRILLVEDEVRYAKGIQRGLQTVPSFVVDLSHDGEDGEFLALHNDYDLIILDLMLPKRDGLEVLQAIRAAGKTTPVLILTARSTKEDIVRGLDYGSDDYLAKPFDLGELIARCRALIRRSKGSPAPLLEVGDLRIDTRRHVLLANGTELTLPALEYRLIEYLAFRKGEVCSKTELLEHLYDYNWEKFSNVLEVYVSSIRRKLQGLGLPNMIRNLRGQGYVLSDSTQCEEIAE
- a CDS encoding sensor histidine kinase N-terminal domain-containing protein; translation: MRSLATRIGILILALLLPLLAIFGLSAFKISEHELTASFDASLRANAEALATLVEVEDDGWIELEFADEIMTRFSRGSEPDLFAVYDSSGLLIEKSRSSTQPLPENLEEFLSAANDFEYGGDSYRGIAVDAFAENEEGDRDASTMVRLFFASTRRPLDEALTRLASRIASTLLALGVLCSLLAAFIARKSLKPLRDFARRLDRVSPRDLNEHFEVEEVPTELRRPAASFNRLIARLKEAFDRERNFSADAAHELRTPVGAMLVEIQAARLSPRDAKADDELLRDLEEETNRLHALCEGLLTLHARPADEPQAMSLNDWKDSVQSTCDAMQTLTKSAGTRLEFRCSAKSPSLDLLRTSPEITQRIVTNLISNALAHGGPPKTIEVQAQVIDGRLELAVDDDGNGISEELAHRVFERLVRGDSSRSRRAGGAGLGLTICRELAQRCGGDVEYRRKDSTGACFVWIIAPAKTG
- a CDS encoding Nramp family divalent metal transporter; amino-acid sequence: MSTASAGAVNRSTLSGLLKTLGPGIMFAGAAIGVSHLVQSSRAGAEYGFALLWAVLLANLFKLPFFEFVYRYSHATGEDMLAGYQRVGRWALWLVFAIVLISGYLSVAVVTLVTAGLAASLFKIKLTIFWWTAIVSLVCFMMIVIGRYPAVDKAIKLVMAVLAISTITAVVAAAIHGPAGTPELAVEFPWDKAGIAFLLALMGWMPAPIDVGIWPSIWAREREKETGHRPSLKERLTDFYIGYVGSTVLAVAFLALGALVMFATGEKFPAPAIAFSNKLVSLYTETLGGWAYYIVAAAAFTCMFSTSLTCLDGFPRTTHFAFCRLTGRDPESHRQDRLFWGITTSFVIATLVIVGLLMKTMIHLVTIATITAFITAPLMAYLNYRVVMLPNVGEDSRPPRWMHILAWAGLVFLLGFVAVYMWSLLAG
- a CDS encoding PQQ-like beta-propeller repeat protein; protein product: MIRTYYLHRILVFLGLSGAILGVPRVVPGQLSEIPVDPQWAQAAQIVTMAESDDTLYVGGYFSTIARYAGNAFLADPETGEILPWFPEFDGGVYDMVADGEGGWFVAGDFDHVDGAAQAYLAHISPDYTLDTSWTPEPDARVLHLLHSGGTLYVSGDFTTISGTLRSGLAAIDAASGDLDTAWDPNPNYDVLDMALSGSTLYLGGTFNQIGGETRDHLAAVDASTGAILPWNPGANNIVQSLAIDGTALYVGGYFSQIAGQSRAALASIDLSTAEATSWDPGANGTISDLQIIDSKLYVCGAFISVSGESRSGLASFELSTGDLTSWAPDVGGSVYSIAALGTSIFITGSFEFVNGQDHVSIAAFDRGTGQLRSWEIQCMGGSGGAKFVAASDSLISFGGLIEGVGDVQRSTLAAIDLTTGDIRPWNPSLIGSIHDMDIKGTTLYVAGDFLAINGEKRDHVAAFDTTTGDLLPWAPVLNNGVRAIVAADSSVFIGGNFDTINTLTRVRLAEIDFSGNVTSWDVGANAQVRDFEYDGTNLYVMGSFEELGGESRNCLGVVSAATGAVGSLNLGPDNVNSSLNDIQLAGTTLYVGGDFSSFGGELRGNLAAIDTQTSSLAAWNPWADDEVGALAVDGSSIYVGGGFSTIGGTGRRGIAEIDATTGALNSWNPGIEGGVFELLFESGRLHCGGTIVSAGGLPRGWVTTFTAADTTAPVATISALESPQTGPEVLIPFEVSDGLEGTGASSVRLWVQTPGRRSFVDTGLVGEDSMGVFLYQVTDGEGLYEFAATATDHAGNSEVAPIAGEASVLISATAGVEFWRVVE
- the yajC gene encoding preprotein translocase subunit YajC, whose amino-acid sequence is MYHAIFLLAQTSGGGSKPASPGGGMEWFLPIAVILVLFWLIILRPQKKEQAQHQNALKELKKGTKVISAGGIHGTIVEANPDKPTVQLEIAKGTRITVNRSSISVINPDEKTEDKKGGEK
- a CDS encoding HD domain-containing protein; the encoded protein is MATKKASKKASSRSPKAPAAPKYNKITFDQIKKDPEVLALIEGADRNLGALNFTDHGLRHIARVATRAMRICREMHLTADEIRLAGVAAYLHDIGNAVHRIGHAQSSAIMAYSLLTARKMDPAEIAVVLGAIGNHDEGVGEPVSGPSAALILADKSDVLRSRVRSDKPLLHRHIHDRVNFAATDSKMDVDPEKHLITLRLAIDTDVSPVMDYFEIFLGRMTMCRRAANFLNCDFKLVINGTSLL